One window of the Epinephelus moara isolate mb chromosome 22, YSFRI_EMoa_1.0, whole genome shotgun sequence genome contains the following:
- the sgo1 gene encoding shugoshin 1, protein MVKERAKKKSYQQSLEDIKERMKEKRNKRLASASAPSRGRSRGINKSNVANSTHTILKGVQLNNKALAVALQSEKEKTRQANVVILQLKREQQALFLHLLLLKKKLKEQEALAASASETKPSNTVVEPSRQVDLARRKRSSQNLDEPFVCKASPICADPQPSEKTAPSDKQVALPSTVGVRRRHADRRSRRRSERLQENWALSEGNPTTCLGPLMASPIHSDSVITNQPQQGAEPDLVDTADTEEIQHSTPEPAPSKNSNSNQQKPSRKKAQQQPRTKPEPAARKAERGRKPERAPLKKPWENPKPRARSKSRDRSATRAKTAPSSQGNKLNTSLGFNDTFDFDCEETVHVTPFKAKAEDNQPSTPISEETPQTEAVVSKKTDSSSLSSSSESEDSLYVPQKSRRRQASPDKTKVITTRRGRPSKVVRQKENIPPKQEISVFRDQVSSPKAVEPEKEEAHRSPDSSYSNSPDPVILAQENHQEPDRGVIVKDSLLPVSPLVEAEMMRIDSVLSNFGDSSGEAPPLLPHQTPQRVKTCKKRGLGVRTAGRGMSLCDVTNLSPAAYRKFSCGGSRPSDARCSTPVVARKRRCTMVVDYKEPTLNAKLRRGDKFTDLQFLRSPIFKQKSSRRSVQKSRKSTSTQQPYEKYNESFVGCR, encoded by the exons ATGGTGAAAGAACGGGCAAAGAAGAAGTCCTACCAGCAGAGTCTGGAGGACATTAAGGAGAGgatgaaggagaagaggaaCAAACGACTGGCCAGTGCTTCAGCCCCCAGCAGAGGACGGTCCAGAGGGATAAATAAAAGCAATG TGGCTAACTCCACCCACACCATCCTGAAGGGTGTCCAGCTGAACAACAAGGCGCTGGCTGTAGCCCTGCAatctgaaaaggaaaaaacaagacAGGCCAATGTCGTGATCCTGCAGCTGAAAAGGGAGCAACAGGCCCTGTTCCTTCACCTACTTCTGCTCAAGAAGAAGCTCAAGGAGCAGGAAGCCCTGGCAGCGAGCGCTTCAGAG ACTAAACCTTCGAACACAGTTGTTGAGCCCAGCCGCCAGGTGGATTTGGCAAg GAGAAAGCGGAGCAGCCAGAACCTTGATGAGCCCTTTGTGTGCAAAGCCTCACCAATTTgtgcag ACCCTCAGCCCTCTGAGAAGACTGCACCATCTGACAAGCAGGTTGCCTTGCCATCGACAGTGGGTGTGAGGCGTCGCCATGCAGATAGAAGAAGCAGGAGGAGGTCTGAGCGCCTGCAAGAAAATTGGGCGTTAAGTGAGGGGAACCCCACCACATGCTTGGGTCCTTTAATGGCAAGTCCTattcacagtgacagtgttatTACTAACCAGCCACAGCAAGGAGCAGAACCAGATTTAGTAGATACTGCTGACACTGAGGAGATTCAGCATTCTACTCCTGAACCTGCCCCatccaaaaacagcaacagcaaccaGCAGAAGCCCAGCAGGAAAAAAGCCCAGCAGCAGCCCCGTACCAAACCAGAACCTGCGGCACGGAAAGCAGAGAGAGGCCGCAAACCAGAACGTGCCCCATTAAAGAAACCTTGGGAAAATCCCAAACCCAGAGCTCGCTCCAAGAGTCGGGACCGGTCAGCCACACGGGCCAAAACAGCTCCTTCGTCACAGGGGAATAAGCTCAACACATCACTGGGATTTAATGACACGTTTGACTTTGACTGTGAAGAGACGGTTCATGTCACACCGTTCAAAGCCAAGGCCGAGGACAATCAGCCGTCCACGCCCATCAGCGAAGAGACTCCACAAACTGAAGCTGTGGTTTCCAAAAAGACTGACTCAAGCTCGTTATCGTCATCTTCTGAATCGGAGGACAGCCTTTATGTCCCTCAGAAGAGCAGACGGAGACAGGCTTCCCCTGACAAGACCAAAGTGATCACCACACGAAGAGGCCGGCCCTCTAAAGTCGTCCGTCAGAAAGAAAACATCCCTCCGAAACAGGAGATCTCTG TCTTTAGAGATCAGGTGTCAAGTCCCAAAGCTGTAGAGCCTGAAAAGGAAGAAGCTCATCGCTCCCCTGACTCTAGCTACTCTAACAGCCCTGACCCAGTTATTTTGGCACAGGAAAATCACCAAG agcCTGACAGAGGGGTTATTGTGAAGGATTCTCTGCTGCCTGTCAGTCCTCTGGTTGAAGCTGAGATGATGAGAATAGACAGTGTCCTGTCCAATTTTGGAGATTCCTCTGGTGAAGCTCCTCCTCTTTTACCCCATCAAACCCCCCAGAGGGTCAAGACGTGCAAGAAAC GTGGGCTTGGTGTAAGGACAGCAGGGCGGGGCATGAGTCTGTGTGATGTGACCAATCTGTCCCCTGCAGCCTATCGCAAGTTCTCCTGTGGTGGCTCACGTCCCTCCGATGCCCGATGTTCCACCCCTGTTGTCGCTCGCAAGCGGCGCTGCACCATGGTGGTGGACTACAAGGAACCCACGCTAAATGC GAAACTGCGGCGTGGAGACAAGTTCACAGACTTGCAGTTCCTCCGCTCTCCTATTTTCAAGCAGAAGTCCAGCAGGAGGTCTGTGCAGAAATCAAGGAAATCCACGAGCACCCAGCAGCCATATGAGAAATACAATGAGTCATTTGTTGGATGTCGCTGA